The segment aattattttaaataattttttttacgacaacataaagaaatttttgcTCAACATAAATTACGATGAAATTAACGAGTTGTTACAGCTGGACCATCTGCAGAAATGTGTGGACAGCAAAGGGGAACAAACAAGTGGCAACAACTTAAGCGATTTAGGGAAGGAAGCAGCGAACGGGAAACCTGCGCTGTGTGACTCGGCCAGTTATAAAAACTACGGAAGTAGTAGCGATTTGAAGgataacgaaaaaagggggatgcTGAATAACGGAAACGTCGCAGAGGACAGCAAAAACGAACAGGTGAACAAAGGAAATGCCACCGATAAGGAGAGCTTGTTTTGCCCCATCGACGACGCTACCTTCCAGTCCGTCCCCGCGCTCATTCGACGGAGAGCCAAGTTGGACGACATCAACCTGATATACAAGTCTCTGTACGACATGGCCATAAAGAAGGGCAGGTGAGTGCGCGATTGGAATTTGTCCATTTGGGAATTTGCTTATTTACGGATTTGCCATTTGCCCATTTGCACACCGTGCAGACACCTTCACACGCTTGCCCCTCCCCATGTGTGTACTTCCCCCGCAGCTGCCTCCCCGTGGAAAAGTCCGAGCTGACTCAGATGAATCTGCAGGTCTTTGGACAGACAGGTTGGTCCATCCTGCGAGACgaggttgtttttttctatttgttGCAGTTCTTCGccattttattgttttatgatattttattatattatattttattatattatattatattttattatattttttttttccccattttgcctgaacggttcatattttttatccccttttgccgccaatttttttttttcccccaccagGAGAAGCCAAAATAGCTACCTTGCGATACCTGAAAATTATAGAAGTTATTAACAAGTAATGNNNNNNNNNNNNNNNNNNNNNNNNNNNNNNNNNNNNNNNNNNNNNNNNNNNNNNNNNNNNNNNNNNNNNNNNNNNNNNNNNNNNNNNNNNNNNNNNNNNNNNNNNNNNNNATAGCTAGCTTAAAattttggctattttttcgTCACTTCATGTTTTTGTGTCCCCCCGTTTGCACACACCACCTGTTTTGCTCTGCACAGGGGTTTCACCAAATTGGTGCTATGCTCAACCTTTGGctttccacatttttcacgttttctctttttccccttttttctccgctTTGCTGGCACTATTCAGAACCGGCTCCGTGAAACTCCTGAACTGCGCGgggctgaaaaaaaaaaagaagagaaaaaccTGCCAggcaaggtaaaaaaagggaaaaaataggggaaataaatagaaaaaaaggggaaaaaaaagggaaaaagaaagaggacGAAGAGTAACCCCCCGCTTTACTGCTCCTTGGTTGTGTAGAATAAAGGACGCCATAATGACAAATGAAAGTAACCGAATGGATGCTCTCCCAGAATGCAACTAGGTTGCGATGGGAGGGGATATTCGAATGGAAGGAGTCATAGAGCTATCCGAAGCTGGGCTATCTGTTCGTTGTTCATTTGTGCCGCGTTTCCAAGGCGGCGGAGTTTagtccttccccttttttctccattttgaagtgGGTCATTCCCTTCCGCATTACATGTGTAAGCGTTGACTTCCCCATTCGCGGGGCCGAAGGGAACGCAGAGGCTCCCCCCCACGGCTCCAGCCTTACACGGAACGCAGCTAGCGTGCCTGCAGGGTGAAGGAACAaacgtgcacatatatatatatatatacgtacatatatatttgcgCATGCGCACGTGCAAAGATGCGCGCTTGGCCCCTTCCGCCCTTTTTGccaaactttttaaaaggaacactactgttttaaaattttttagtgGAACGCATTCCCTGCGCTCATCACCTGGCTGCATTGCAGAAATGGTATGTTTATTTTCGCTGCTGCTTTTCACCCTACTGAGAAATAACAAAACGCatgcaaaaaggaatacaCACAGGTTGAGCGCGGCGCCGTTCATACAGTTCCCGGGCGGAGGAGTTCCCCAAGGGAAGGCAAGGCACAACTGGGCAGGCAGGGGAAGCGATGGTGGGTGCGCCGGTAGGTGCAGCGGTAGGTGTAGCGGCAGGTGTAGCGGTGTATACGGCCGCTGCAGCAAGACGAGGGGGGCGTCCTCCAACTCGTTACCGCTCTCGATAGGGGATGAACAGGAAGGTGTCGAACCGGGGGAGGAGAGCGCATCAGAGGGCGCGGCAGATGGGGTATCCCGAAGTCACCCCCCTGCGAAGGGAATGAAAATTGTTAAGAATGGCGAGTTGTGCATGGATCCTGCCACAGGCGTGGGTGGTTTCCTCGTAGGGGAGGGAACCCGTTTAGAAgaccccccccccaaaggaaaacaaatccACAAAAGCagcagaggaggaagcggCATAATCAGCAGAAGAAGCGGCATAAtcagcagcagtagcagcaggaGGTACAGGAGAAGGGAGGGGCTCCTTCCCCGAGTGGACCACATCAAAGATATGAAGAAGGACGTGAagttattctttttcaaaaaaagaataatctACCTGACggaggaaataaataaaaaaacggccGACGAGATGATCAGCCAGTTGCTCTACTTAGATAACATCAACCATGATGAtatcaaaatttatataaattccCCAGGGGGGTCCATAAATGAGGGACTAGCCATTCTGGACATCTTCAATTACATCAAGTCAGACATACAGACAATATCTTTTGGCCTAGTAGCATCTATGGCATCTGTAATTTTA is part of the Plasmodium cynomolgi strain B DNA, chromosome 8, whole genome shotgun sequence genome and harbors:
- a CDS encoding hypothetical protein (putative), giving the protein MELSIDALKEKFLNMNSDIELIERKLKDEMCKMYEDDINPFLILNDFENIKSELHRINKELNVLYERKKMSIQYMHRQMQNYNFLLNLENNLNITSKEFMNYHNSEIILNNFFYDNIKKFLLNINYDEINELLQLDHLQKCVDSKGEQTSGNNLSDLGKEAANGKPALCDSASYKNYGSSSDLKDNEKRGMLNNGNVAEDSKNEQVNKGNATDKESLFCPIDDATFQSVPALIRRRAKLDDINLIYKSLYDMAIKKGR
- a CDS encoding ATP-dependent CLP protease (putative) yields the protein MRTCKDARLAPSALFAKLFKRNTTVLKFFSGTHSLRSSPGCIAEMVCLFSLLLFTLLRNNKTHAKRNTHRLSAAPFIQFPGGGVPQGKARHNWAGRGSDGDEQEGVEPGEESASEGAADGVSRSHPPAKGMKIVKNGELCMDPATGVGGFLVGEGTRLEDPPPKGKQIHKSSRGGSGIISRRSGIISSSSSRRYRRREGLLPRVDHIKDMKKDVKLFFFKKRIIYLTEEINKKTADEMISQLLYLDNINHDDIKIYINSPGGSINEGLAILDIFNYIKSDIQTISFGLVASMASVILASGKKGKRKSLPNCRIMIHQPLGNAFGHPQDIEIQTKEILYLKKLLYNYLSTFTNQTTETIEKDSDRDYYMNALEAKRYGIIDEVIQTKLPHPYFDEAVRESSSGAPSV